In one window of Bdellovibrio bacteriovorus W DNA:
- a CDS encoding hypothetical protein (COG0742 N6-adenine-specific methylase) has product MRIIAGKYRGHNLVSFKADHIRPTTDRVKETLFNKIQFDIPGARVVDLFCGTGNLGIESLSRDAAFCTFVEKNPKSLTITRQNLEKLKVPTDQYKIIAMDVIGFLKTYEGEPFDIVIADPPFTEKMAHAVVEAASESACFGKHTLMAIESEKKERMDERYGVLVRFDQKHYGDKYLNFFCHEAALAGDADE; this is encoded by the coding sequence ATGAGAATTATCGCTGGCAAATATCGTGGCCATAATCTTGTTTCATTTAAGGCAGATCATATTCGTCCAACAACGGATCGAGTGAAAGAGACTCTTTTTAATAAAATTCAATTCGATATTCCTGGCGCAAGAGTCGTCGACCTTTTCTGTGGAACTGGGAATTTGGGCATTGAATCTCTTTCGCGCGATGCTGCGTTTTGTACCTTTGTAGAAAAAAATCCCAAGTCCTTAACTATCACTCGTCAAAACCTTGAGAAGCTCAAAGTACCCACAGATCAATATAAGATTATTGCTATGGATGTTATTGGCTTTTTAAAAACTTACGAAGGTGAGCCCTTTGATATTGTGATTGCTGACCCCCCGTTTACTGAAAAAATGGCCCACGCAGTTGTTGAGGCGGCCAGCGAGAGTGCATGTTTCGGAAAACACACCTTGATGGCAATCGAATCCGAAAAAAAAGAGCGTATGGACGAGCGCTATGGAGTACTCGTCCGCTTTGATCAAAAACACTACGGTGATAAGTACTTAAATTTTTTCTGCCACGAGGCAGCTTTAGCAGGAGATGCTGATGAGTAA
- a CDS encoding hypothetical protein (COG0669 Phosphopantetheine adenylyltransferase), with the protein MSKVAVYPGSFDPITSGHIDIIKRISGLYDKVIVLVAQSSQKQSMFTAQERKVLIENALSFLPNIEVDIFEGLTVEYMKSRKAQVIIRGLRAVVDFEYEMTMANMNRKIAPEIETLLVFASPEFYYVSSRGVKELAINGASLQDLVPDCVEKALQDKLKRG; encoded by the coding sequence ATGAGTAAAGTCGCTGTTTATCCTGGAAGTTTTGACCCGATCACATCGGGGCATATAGATATCATCAAAAGAATTTCGGGACTCTATGACAAGGTGATCGTTTTGGTTGCGCAAAGCTCCCAAAAGCAATCCATGTTCACAGCACAGGAACGTAAAGTTTTGATTGAGAATGCTCTTTCGTTTTTGCCAAACATCGAAGTGGATATCTTTGAGGGATTAACGGTTGAGTATATGAAGAGCCGCAAGGCCCAGGTCATTATTCGTGGCTTAAGAGCAGTGGTCGACTTTGAGTATGAAATGACGATGGCAAATATGAACCGAAAGATTGCCCCTGAGATTGAAACGCTTCTCGTCTTTGCGAGCCCTGAGTTTTACTATGTCTCTTCGCGAGGTGTGAAGGAGCTTGCAATCAATGGAGCTTCATTGCAGGATCTTGTGCCAGACTGTGTAGAGAAAGCTCTACAAGATAAGTTAAAAAGGGGCTGA